The Terriglobales bacterium genome includes the window GCCCGAGAAGATGCAGATCGGGAAGGTGGATGAGACCAAGACCTACACCCTGGCCTCCACCAACGTCTGCGGCGGCTCGGACAGCAAGACGGCCAACGTGCACCTGGGAGGCCTGATCGAAACCAACCTGGTCAGCATCTTCTTCCCCACCGGCTACCCGGACCGGCGTCATCCCGACCTGGGCCTGGTGGCCAGCCAGCAGAAGGAACTGGAGCGCGTGGCCGAGATCTTCCGCATCTACCTCCAGCACACGCCGGAGGCGAAGCTCATGATCGCCGGCTACACCGATCCGCGCGACACCACCAAGGCGAACCTGAAGCTGAGCGAGCGCCGCGCGAACCGGGTCAAGGACTATCTTGTGGCGCAGGGCATCGCTGCCGACAAGATCGAGATCCAGTTCTTCGGCAAGAGCAAGCCACTCGACAAGACCATGGTGGCGGAGCTCGACGCGCAGCATCCGGCGCTTCCGGAAGCCAAGCTGTCGAGCAGCCCGCGCACCCGGTGGCTGGCCTACAACCGCCGCGTGGACATCGTGATGCAGCCCGCCGACCTGCAGTCGCTGCGCCTGTATCCGCACGAGGCGATCGATGCCAAGGTCCTGTGGCAGGCCCCGTGGCCCAGCCTGAAGGAGGTCCAGCAGGTCCGCTGACCTGATCTTCCAACCCGGAGGAGGGAGCGCCGGCGAAGCCGCCCCTCCTCCGGCCCTCTTCCACGGGCCCCGCTCCGCCGAGGCTGCCTTTTCCGGCGGCCTGGGAGGTCGCGGTCACATGAAGACGCTGAGGCGCCGCCACGCTTTTGGGGAGTCCTTCTGGTGGATCCCGATGGGCTATGCGCTGGCCGCGCTGGCCTTCGGGATGGCCTTCCCTCGGCTCGAAGTCCGCTTCTTCCCCGGCCAGTTCTCGGCCCTCAGTGCCGAAGCCGCCATCGGGATCTTCTCTTCGGTGGCCTCGGGCATGATGGCGCTCACCGGCATCGTCTTCTCTCTGGCCTTCGTGATGATGCAGTTCAACGCCACCGCCTATTCGCCGCGGCTGGTGCTGTGGCTCTCGCGCGACCCCTTCGTCTTTCACGCCATCGGGGTCTTCACCGCGACTTTCATCTATGCGCTGTCCGCGCTGGCCTGGGTGGGCCGGGCCCATTCCGGCAGCGTCCCTCTGCTGACCTCGTGGTGCGTGGTGGTGCTGGTGGTGGCCAGCGTGATGGTGCTGGCGCGCCTGGTGCAGCGGCTGGCCCTGCTCAAGATCAGCAACGTGCTCAGTTACGTGGGCAAGACGGGGCGGCAGGTGATCGTCGAGATGTATCCTCCGCTGTCCGCCGGGCCGGGCGAGGGCGTGGCAGTGGAGCCCGCCTCCCAGGTCAAACCCATGCTCCCTCCGGTCCGCCAGACGCTCTGCCATTTTGGCGCGCCCCGGGTGATCGGAGCCTTGGACCTCGCCTCCCTGGTCCGCCTGGCCACCCAGGCCGACGCTGTGATCGAGATGGTCGAATCGGTCGGGGAAGCCACCATGGACGGTGCGCCCCTGCTGCACGTGCGTGGCGGCCAAGCCCCCATTGCCGAGGCCGGCCTGCGCAAGGCCATCCTGCTGGGACCGGAGCGCACCTTCGAGCAGGACCCGAAGTACGCCCTCCGCCTGCTGGTGGACATCGCCATCAAGGCGCTCTCCCCGGCCATCAACGATCCCACCACCGCGGTGCAGGCCCTGGACTACATCGAGGACCTGCTGCGCTGCCTGGGCAACCGCCGTTTGCAAGCGGGACGGCTCTACGACTCTGCCGGCAATTTGCGCGTGGCCTTTCCCTGCCCGCGCTGGCAGGACCTCGTCAGCCTGGCGCTGGAGGAGATCCGCTACTACGGCGCCGGTTCC containing:
- a CDS encoding DUF2254 domain-containing protein, which translates into the protein MKTLRRRHAFGESFWWIPMGYALAALAFGMAFPRLEVRFFPGQFSALSAEAAIGIFSSVASGMMALTGIVFSLAFVMMQFNATAYSPRLVLWLSRDPFVFHAIGVFTATFIYALSALAWVGRAHSGSVPLLTSWCVVVLVVASVMVLARLVQRLALLKISNVLSYVGKTGRQVIVEMYPPLSAGPGEGVAVEPASQVKPMLPPVRQTLCHFGAPRVIGALDLASLVRLATQADAVIEMVESVGEATMDGAPLLHVRGGQAPIAEAGLRKAILLGPERTFEQDPKYALRLLVDIAIKALSPAINDPTTAVQALDYIEDLLRCLGNRRLQAGRLYDSAGNLRVAFPCPRWQDLVSLALEEIRYYGAGSIQVMRRMRALLRDVIPDLPPERQAVLRVYLERVDTGVNRGFALLDDRRSASMEDRQGLGMARQ